The nucleotide sequence TTATCATTACCATACATCAAATATTGTTATTGTTAATTTGGTCCTGTTGTGATTTAGTCTAGGGACCaacttggttttgtttttgggaCACGGGATTGTAGTCCACTAAAGCTACTGTGCAAACGTTTCTATGCATTACACGAGGGAGGATGAGCCAGGACAGTGAGTATTTGGAGGGAgtccacattttattttgattgtcaAAGACAGCCGAGTTTTGCTTTTCTATTTGTGCTGATCTTACTTTGTTGAAATTCAGAATATTGTGCTTTACATTTTAATACTtgaataaaagtttttgttttggcttGTGTTGGATGTTCAATAATGGGCCTAAATAAATAAGATGTGCATGCAGCAGCATTGCAGAACAAGGTCATGTTGTGAGTGGCTCTCAGCAACCATAGCAACCAGTAAGGAAAGGATTCTGGTATTAATCCTCTTGGGTAGAAGGCTAAAATatgaaattatattaaaaaaaagatcaatctaAAATTGGATTTCACTTGCAGCAAAACAACGCGTCTTATTTGGAAAgagatttacaatgatttcTTTCAGTTGACTATAAATTCATAACTttgcattttctcattttttttcattaaaatatttaaattctgCAGGAGTTAGCCATATTATATTTTGCCTCTATAAGAGGGTTTGCTATATTCATAAACCCACATTTGTATTGTGGAACAATTTATTGTTAAGAGGTTTGATGTTATTTAAGAAATAGAAATTCTATGGGCTTTAGGTTTGGAACGATTATTACAGTTGCACAACTGCACCACACATGACTATAATATTGGGGTTAGTGTGGGTTTCATGTCTTGAACATCATTTTAGGAGCTGCCACATTTTTGAATTGACCTCAGACTTTGGAGTGAAGCCTCCATGGCTTGGTCTCAAATTCTAACCACACCCCCTTATGCCACTTGTTCTTATCGATTATTAATTGAAGTTTCTATAAATGAGGAAAGGTATGAATGACTTAATTTCCAAGGATATGTAATACAGGTTAATGCAATGTATTGAAtttattctttgtaataataTCACCTTAGCAAAAGCAatctatttaagtgtactacaagtatacttagtctgtactaaaagtgaggcaggaTACTTGAAGTCTACTTTTTAAATACTATTTATAAACCTAAAATGTCTGAATTTATTCTGAAGAAGTATACATTTAGTATACTTCTTACACTACATGTAAATGTACATACTATACTTGCTATTCTTTTACTTATGTTTAAGTATACTTAAGAAAATACAACTGAGGTGAACGTAATGGTATTAATATCAAGGATGAGCCTTGCAATCCCTCagcaaaaagtattttatttaagtGTATGACAACTTTACTTATTCTACACTCAAAGTGAGGCATTATACTTGGAGTCTACTTTTTACATAACAATCTATGTATTGTAAacataaaatgttccaatttagtttgAAGAACTATTCACTTGTGTATTTCCTACACTGTATACACAGTATATATACTTGCTATACTTGTACTCAAGTTTACTTACTAAActaaacttcaagtgtactacttttttgCTATGGAAGctttgttttcttaatttttgttaATGAACAATGATTTCAtttcaattatattttttttgtgtttagtaaaaaaaaaaaaaaaattaataaaaaacaactttgaatcCTGTGTCTGACATCACCTGGTTGATGTTTGACCAATGAAGTATGTCTGTTAGTCATCCATGATCTGTTCTTTGGGTCGCCTTGACCAATGAACATTCATCTTTCAAAGGCGCGTGCCTGAAGACTCACCGTGACGTCAGAAAATAATGGACGACACGCAGAGCCGTGAGGGTGATGCTGAGAGTATCAGAGACTGCTCCATCTGCTTGGACCTAATTCGAAAGAAGAAAACGCTGAAGTGTCATCATTCTTTCTGCGCTGAGTGCATTGACTCCGTATTTAGAATCAAACCCGCATGTCCGATATGTAACACCTTTCATGGAGTTTACATTGGGACCCAGCCGCACGGCACTATGACGGTGACTCAGAGCTGGAAGAGGCTGCCGGGCTTCGACCACTGCCAGTCTTACGTCATTAAGTACGATTTCCCAGCAGGAATTCAAGGGGTGAGAGCATGCTAGAATGTCCGTGGATGCAACTTCCTTATTTACACACAAATCAGCTTTTGACACATTTCCGCTGTTTCAAACTTCTCACTCGTCCACTAGAGAGCagcattgtctttttttaaatgtatttacgGACTTTAAATCACCGTGACTGTAAAGGGATGTGAGGAAGTATATTAAAATGGCCGCTTGGAATATGTCACAAGTGACGTACTTTCAAAAGTTTGTTTACTAAAATACAATTGTTCAATGAAATGTTAGTACTTGTCAGCAAGCCAACTTCACGTGCTTTAATTCTTTTATAATTAATATTAGTATATTAATCAGCAAAATActatataaagtttgaatgttaATTAAAAGTTCATGTAGGACAGGAATCAGTATTATTTTAGTTCAGTGAGTCATAATGATGCTGGATGGTCATTTGATACAGCTAACATCTGAGATGGATATTGAACTAATCATTATTTGCACTGTTTTAGAAGTAATTGAAATGATGAAAATTTGCACAAATTGATTTCAGGAGACATTTTAATAATTGACAATCCAAATGCCTAAATGTTCTGTTTAACTAACCAGAATATTTTTCATGGTTCCACCAGAAGTGCGAAATAGCCTTAGTAAAAAGTAGTACACCTGAAGTCTATTTTGTTgagtatacttgagtataagtatatAGGTTGCAAGTattcatttcaaaaacaattcGATTCATAACATTATTTGTGGTTGCCAtgattcatagttgatattggttcattcTTAATGATCCAATTTGATCTGGTACACTGACCTAAGATCGATCTAGGACATCTATAGCCAAAacctcaaccagtgtgactggttcttgtatttcttgcaagataataaaGTGTATATTAAATGTGTgctcaaacaaacaagtaaacaagacttaatggcaaatccattcacattttagtttcatgaagttcagcccactgtttcCACATCATATAATCCAAACAttttaccacactgtatggttaCAAGTCTTTGACAAATTCagtctttccacacattggactgatcattttttgctgtcatcacatggGTTGTCCGCTGTGATACACTTGCTCGTTTTTATGTCATAGTAAAGGAAAACCTAGCGTGCATCAATCCAAATGGCATTTTCCAATATCTATTGTAATAAACTTATTtccttttgaaatgatttaataATGATAGCCTACAGGTCAATTAGATTAACAACTCGCCTCAGATAGATAGATCTGGTTGGATCGaaagaatacaaataaatttGATTCATTAATAAAGTTGATTCATCATTACACTCCTACTACAGACCATGTTCGTGTGGTGTAGAAAGTCTTAACTGAATACTTTTTCAGACTTAATTGGAGCATTTTAAGTTAACAGTTTTCAGTATAGACTTAGTATACTTGTAGTGCACTTAGACTACTTTTTTGCTAAGGGTACTGTTTTTCTTGAGTATAATTCTTTATGACTGTTCAAAGAACCTCAGTTTATCTGCCTGAAAAAGATCAACTTGATCTTAATATCTCTAAATAAATCATGGATACAAGATTAATTTGCTccaattattgttatttttttagagaGGACTGTAACTTCAGGAAACTATCACAGTTCTTGTCAattcttgaaaataaaaatggactCGAATGCTAACAACACGTTAAGAATAATCTTCAATGAGAAACcaaagactcatgggaagtaaAAAACATTGATTCATTGGCCACGGGTcagtaaaacagctgaaaaacaaGTGTCCCAAGTGTATAAATTAGAGGAATgttgaaatacaaaatattgTTCAAATTGGAAATGGTAAAGCAGAGAGAAAAGAAGCTGCAGTCTGAATGTTTTTCACAAatcttttggctaaaatcataaTAAATTAAAAGGGTAAACAATTAGTTTgttgcttttacttttaaaaacttttaattttatgatataaacacacacacacacacacccacacacacccacacacacacacacacacacacacacacccacacacacacacacacacacacgcacacaaccacacacacacccacacacacccacacacacacacacgcacacaaccacacacacacccacacacacccacacacacccacacacacacacacacacacgcacacacacatatatgtgtgtgtgtgtgtgtgtatatatatatatatatatatatatatatatatatatatatatatatatatatattcttttgcATTAAGAATTGTACGAAAAGATTTTTTCTCAGATAGATGTTTGATGAAGAtatcttttacatttatttccatCCAACATTTGTCTGACCAAAAGAAAATAACCTATAACACAGAGAACAAAAAGAGTTTGACCTCTTCAATTGTGTTCAATCTCTTGGAAATCTCTGATGTGGCAGGCTGAGCATCCGAAACCTGGGATGAGGTACGGGAGCACCTCCCGCACTGCCTTCCTGCCCGCCTGCAAGGAGGGGGAGAAAGTCCTCAGGCTGCTCAGGAAAGCTTTTGACAGGAGACTCCTCTTCACCATCGGGCGGTCTGTCACCACAGGCCTCAACAACGTCATCACATGGAATGATATCCACCACAAGACTAGCACTGGAGGAGGCCCACAGTGGTATTTGATTTGGTTTGGTTGGTTCGtactatttacatttttagaaagCTGTTATTTAAGCAGTTAATGTTAGATGGGGTTTTGCATGAAGCCAGTACTTTTTACAGGTGTTTTTCACTGAATTCTATCTATggatgctttgttttttctttttttctggcacAGTTTTGGATATCCAGATCCAGAATATTTGTCCAGGGTTCAGGAAGAGCTTCGTCTCAAAGGGGTGACAGAGGACGACTGATGGATGGAGATGTTCCGACAGATTTAAGCATGTGTCACTAAGTTCAATATTACAAGTTAGTATTACTCTCAACCGCTATCTGATGGCATAATCATTCAATTGCAGGCAATCATGTGACAAACCAATCAAAACTATTATAatccatttcagaaaaaaacaaagggacATAACTTTTACTGCAGCTTCTCCTGTCGTGTAGCACTGTGAAAATTGTGCTTTCATCTgatatttacagttttaaagCTGCAATACAATGTAATTAAAAACAGGCTTTAAATTCATTTGCAAAGTTTAAAGAGGAATATACTCAAATGTAAGTACCGGTATATATTTAGCAAAAACAGTCTTGAGCCAAAGCCTCAACATTAAAAAGCCTTAAACAATTCAGCTTTAGTGCAGATACAATCAAAAAATATGAAAGTAATAGAAAATTGTCTTAGTTTAATGTCAATTGactctttgctttaaaaaaataaaacctttaattATTTCTCAGTTTCTTTTGACAACAATCTGTCAAATTCCCACAGTgcctttatcattttataccACCAGAGGGCGATGTTGATGTAAGAGAATTGTGTTTAGAAAGTGCTGCTGTTCTGTTCTGCTCTGTTCTGTCTTTCCAGGTCTACAGTCAGTAAATCAGGGTTTGTTTCTGTGACCTGCAGGTCAGTTTGGTTGTTCTATAAAGAATTAACACAAATAGTTAAGATTAAATGTTCTAGAATTTAGTTCATTTCCATGTTAAACGTTGAACAAATGATCCAACCATCTCtgggaaaaataaacattttttttaattacatttttttgccaGCCAGTTTTGCAGAGTTTTGCACTTTTTTCACTAGTTTCCTCAAGCAAcctacaaagtaaaaaaattaaaggttttTCAGTCTGCACTGAAAGGTTGCagactgaataaaaaaacattattttgataGAATAGAGGGACAAATTACAAATTTGATGGGGCCGGTTTAGTTCCATGATGTTAGTTTTTGGTTGGCGTAAATTGTTGGGTACTCTCAAAATTCAGACAAGGACCCATCTGCCCAACCCAGCTGTAGTACTGTCAACTCCCCTGATAACCGCTGTCTGTTATAATTCATGAGGAAATAATTGTCTGCTGTTATTTGCACTGTTATCCTGtgtgtttgaataaaacaaattgcATATACTATACGGTGCCTTGTTATTGTAtgataaatacaattaaaaattaaataaaaagtgttgcttATTATTTTTGAATCCTCATCATGAAAACCTTAGAAACTAATGAGTAAACAAACATCATTTTACTAACACATCATACTGACAGAATCTTTTATGTGAAATGTCTCCTataaaatctgctttttcttcAGTGGTTTTAACCTAACTTTGAATGTGGAATAATCCATGTGAGACTTCTGGGTTGCTTTCAAGAGAGGACATCTTCTTGACACTGTATCCGTAGGCATAATTACTCATATGCAAATTGCATTACTGAGTCCTCTCAAACTGACATACACTGAGCgaatttttgctttattttgttttgtgtgtcttGTTCAGATTTCactttgaagaacaaaaaccATCTCTGAACTAACCGGAAGGGTTTTCTTTTATCAACGTGTGGGGAAGACTGAGGGTTGATGGATAATGATCATTTTTGTCCCTCTATTTATAAACAAAGCTGAATCACTGCTATTAAAGATAAATATGTATAAGGGATTTGAAAAATTTCATAAATGCACACAAATGCTGGTTTGTATCAACATGGTCTCCTGTAAAATGATGAAACGACCCAGTCACTCGGTGTGTATCCAATAAAATGCCTACATCATCTGCTGTTTACAGTAGTTTCCATCAAATATGATCAATGTAAATGGCATCAGGGGTGCTTAATTCTTGTCTCTGGGTTGGCCACGCCTGATATTTTAGAGCAGCACCCAAGAAACAGACTTGTGTACGCGTCAGATCAAAGATGTGCTTCCGCTACACAGAAACGGTAAGAAAATCATTATGTGACAATGCAGAGCTGTTGTTCTTACCCTCTCTTTCCACTGTGCTCCTTAATTAGAGTGTCTCTGGCTGTGGGGAGAACCCTGCCACATCCCCTGCATGCCTACTCACTCTCATCTTCTGGTGCTGCAGCGGCCCGACCACAGGTATGCTTACTGTGGAAGATCCAGCAGTCTATTCACACATGACTAATCACACTTTTGTGAACCTTTGacaacacttttcttttaatgttaagTTGGTAGAGTTAAACTCTGTATGATGTTCCATGAACTTaatcttttaaatgaaaaataatgtttaaacaaTGAGCTACGAGGCTTTGTCTGCAGTTTGTTTGTTGCTAGAAAAGCACAGAAAGGATGCTGGAGTGTCTGCATTTGATCTCTTTGTGTGACAGAATGTCATCCTACTCTGCTCACATGCTCATTCTCTGCGCCTGGGGCTGTTTGCCTACGAACAGCAAAGTGAaggcgggtgtgtgtgtgggtgattGTGCCTCTGCAGCTTTTGCCTGTGTGTCCTTGTCTGCATTCAAGTATATGCAAGGGTGTGCACAACTGAGTAGCGAGTGTGTGGCAGCCAAAACTGGGTCTCAACATGATGTTCTCTGATTTGTTGCCGGGGTTATGTGGCTTTTTTGTGTGTCCGGTTTAGAATAAAAGAGCTTCTACTTTTTCTTGCACCGCTGAGAGATTTTCTTTGTTACTTAGCTGACAGGACACAGCCTCAAAGCTGGCATATCCCCAGGTGTTTGACTGGCTTGTCAGCACTGCAGACTAAAGACTCCGCTCAGGATGATCTTCACAAGAAACAGCCGAGTTTCTTTAGGATGTTAGAGTATGAGCACCAATGATGTGGGAGAAAAAtctcaattgtgtttttaaacctcAAACCTCAGACAGTTagctgttttgttgtgtttttgatggaCTTTCAGACCTCATAGTCAAATCAATGGGAAGCTGTATGAACTCAAACGACAACAGGGATAAACAAAAACCTGTCAAAACAAAGAAGACTACCTATGAAGTTATTATGTGTGACTAGTAGTAATTAACTCTGGGCTGTCATGACAACCTGCTTCACCTCTGTCATTTTCAAAGATCTCTACCAAAGGCTcctttttaagaaagaaaagcagctgaaagaTAGGCTTTCTGGTAACAAAAATGGGTTTAAGTGGGGCCAAAATGTTTCGTCTTTTGTTTAATgttcacatatttatttattgttcagTGACATAATCAAATATGGTCAGGTCTATATATCCAAAATGTGTTGATAATGAATT is from Oryzias latipes chromosome 7, ASM223467v1 and encodes:
- the LOC111947655 gene encoding probable E3 ubiquitin-protein ligase DTX3 isoform X1: MDDTQSREGDAESIRDCSICLDLIRKKKTLKCHHSFCAECIDSVFRIKPACPICNTFHGVYIGTQPHGTMTVTQSWKRLPGFDHCQSYVIKYDFPAGIQGAEHPKPGMRYGSTSRTAFLPACKEGEKVLRLLRKAFDRRLLFTIGRSVTTGLNNVITWNDIHHKTSTGGGPQWYLIWFGCFGYPDPEYLSRVQEELRLKGVTEDD
- the LOC111947655 gene encoding probable E3 ubiquitin-protein ligase DTX3 isoform X2, which codes for MDDTQSREGDAESIRDCSICLDLIRKKKTLKCHHSFCAECIDSVFRIKPACPICNTFHGVYIGTQPHGTMTVTQSWKRLPGFDHCQSYVIKYDFPAGIQGAEHPKPGMRYGSTSRTAFLPACKEGEKVLRLLRKAFDRRLLFTIGRSVTTGLNNVITWNDIHHKTSTGGGPQCFGYPDPEYLSRVQEELRLKGVTEDD